From the Nocardiopsis changdeensis genome, one window contains:
- a CDS encoding class I SAM-dependent methyltransferase, with the protein MDEHTERVRGDWNRMAAGYDRGERVQRLVLGGTRARLCGLARGRTLEVAVGTGHDLPYYPDGIELTGLDLSPAMLARARRRAAALGRPVTLVEGDAQEMRFDDGAFDTVLCALSLCAIPDQRRALAEMYRVLRPGGRLLLVDHIEYTKAPWRRREARKERPRRLPRAVALEVGFEVDRHDRTALGFLERVVAHRPGPAGEGPIAG; encoded by the coding sequence ATGGACGAGCACACGGAACGGGTCCGCGGCGACTGGAACCGGATGGCGGCCGGATACGACCGGGGCGAACGCGTGCAGCGGCTGGTCCTCGGCGGCACCCGGGCCCGGCTGTGCGGCCTGGCCCGCGGCCGGACCCTGGAGGTGGCCGTCGGTACCGGCCACGACCTGCCGTACTACCCCGACGGGATCGAGCTCACCGGCCTGGACCTGAGCCCCGCCATGCTCGCCCGGGCCCGCCGCCGGGCCGCCGCGCTCGGCCGCCCGGTCACGCTGGTGGAGGGCGACGCCCAGGAGATGCGGTTCGACGACGGGGCGTTCGACACCGTCCTGTGCGCGCTGTCCCTGTGCGCCATCCCCGACCAGCGCCGGGCGCTGGCCGAGATGTACAGGGTGCTGCGCCCCGGCGGGCGGCTGCTGCTCGTCGACCACATCGAGTACACCAAGGCCCCCTGGCGCCGGCGCGAGGCCCGCAAGGAGCGGCCGCGGCGGCTGCCCCGCGCGGTGGCGCTGGAGGTCGGGTTCGAGGTGGACCGGCACGACCGGACCGCCCTGGGATTCCTGGAGAGGGTCGTCGCCCACCGCCCCGGGCCGGCGGGGGAGGGGCCGATCGCCGGATGA
- a CDS encoding MerR family transcriptional regulator — MRSSTGKRNGGELSIGDLAAEFGLGPHVLRHWEAMGVLVPVRRVGGQRRYAPEQRLQVALVLSAQDAGMSLERIRELGGADSERRGAALAEHLAELDQRLERLRAAREMVAHAVACESGDVLECPNLRRMLEEAVESGCHARAGRAGHAVRAGAGRAGHTVGR, encoded by the coding sequence ATGAGGTCAAGCACCGGGAAGCGGAACGGCGGGGAACTGTCCATCGGGGACCTGGCCGCGGAGTTCGGGCTGGGTCCGCACGTGCTGCGGCACTGGGAGGCGATGGGGGTGCTGGTCCCCGTCCGCCGGGTGGGCGGGCAGCGCCGGTACGCCCCGGAACAGCGGTTGCAGGTGGCGCTGGTGCTGAGCGCACAGGACGCCGGGATGAGCCTGGAGAGGATCCGGGAGCTGGGCGGGGCCGACTCCGAACGGCGCGGGGCCGCGCTGGCCGAGCACCTGGCCGAACTGGACCAGCGCCTGGAGCGGCTGCGGGCGGCCCGGGAGATGGTGGCGCACGCGGTGGCGTGCGAGTCCGGGGACGTGCTGGAGTGCCCGAACCTGCGGCGGATGCTGGAGGAGGCGGTGGAGTCCGGCTGCCACGCCCGGGCGGGGAGGGCCGGGCACGCGGTGCGGGCGGGGGCGGGGAGGGCCGGGCACACGGTGGGGCGGTAG
- a CDS encoding STM4015 family protein yields the protein MLGPRSHLSRVAEFGGLPVVEFTDPLSVPDEEEGVVHPRQAGEAELADPGGFAWRLTVSEPWRDDPEGADGEAGEAGEAEDDEDGYAREHIVRYLDRFTEQVPLEALRALIVGYLSEYDDSYGMLAEPVVEALVGAAPRLAGLRSLFFGEVTSEEQELSWIRLCDLAPLVAVLPGLSELVVRGGSEELGLRLESRSLERLTVHSAGLRPEVVENVCASELPALHRLELWFGSEWHAGGRVTPEGLEPLLSGGAFPRLRHLGLRNVPGLDEWIPVLTGSPVVRELDVLDLSLGDLSDEGAQALVDGASAFRRLRHLDLNHHYLSEEVEKQVAGVFRRRGTVVDVSGRREPAQWKDGPHRYTAVTE from the coding sequence GTGCTCGGGCCGCGGTCGCACCTGAGCCGGGTGGCCGAGTTCGGCGGGCTGCCGGTCGTGGAGTTCACGGACCCGCTGTCGGTGCCGGACGAGGAGGAGGGTGTCGTCCACCCGCGCCAGGCGGGTGAGGCGGAGCTCGCCGACCCTGGCGGTTTCGCGTGGCGGCTGACCGTCTCCGAGCCGTGGAGGGACGATCCCGAGGGGGCGGACGGCGAGGCGGGCGAGGCGGGCGAGGCGGAGGACGACGAGGACGGATACGCCCGCGAGCACATCGTCCGTTACCTCGACCGGTTCACGGAACAGGTGCCCCTGGAAGCGCTGCGGGCGCTCATCGTGGGCTACCTGTCCGAGTACGACGACTCCTACGGCATGCTCGCCGAACCGGTCGTCGAGGCGCTGGTCGGAGCGGCCCCGAGACTGGCCGGGCTGCGGTCGCTGTTCTTCGGCGAGGTCACGTCGGAGGAGCAGGAGCTCTCCTGGATCCGGCTGTGCGACCTGGCCCCGCTGGTGGCCGTGTTGCCCGGGCTGAGCGAACTGGTGGTGCGCGGCGGTTCGGAGGAGCTGGGGCTACGGCTGGAGAGCCGGTCGCTGGAACGCCTCACCGTGCACAGTGCGGGGCTGCGCCCGGAGGTGGTCGAGAACGTGTGCGCCTCGGAGCTGCCCGCGCTGCACCGGTTGGAGTTGTGGTTCGGGAGCGAGTGGCACGCGGGCGGACGGGTTACGCCGGAGGGCCTGGAGCCGCTGCTGTCGGGTGGGGCGTTCCCCCGGCTGCGGCACCTGGGTCTGCGCAACGTCCCGGGGCTCGATGAGTGGATCCCGGTGCTGACGGGGTCTCCGGTGGTCCGGGAGCTGGACGTCCTCGACCTGTCCCTGGGGGACCTGTCCGACGAGGGCGCGCAGGCGTTGGTGGACGGTGCGTCCGCTTTCCGAAGGCTTCGGCACCTCGACCTGAACCACCATTACCTGTCGGAAGAGGTGGAGAAGCAGGTGGCCGGGGTGTTCCGGCGGCGGGGCACGGTGGTGGACGTGTCCGGGCGACGCGAGCCCGCGCAGTGGAAGGACGGGCCGCACCGGTACACGGCCGTCACCGAGTAG
- a CDS encoding STM4015 family protein, with the protein MSFGSHLTEYAGLPVFEYRSQEALAAWGARAGDPLAVLAAARTPGAYAWRLADAGRLESKEGEYVTRYYERFCADVDPAAVTALVLGSLEDTMNAADPKPVRNAVLACAPRWTGLRSLFYGDVTAEEYEVSWLNHGDLSGVLNALPGLERLDVRGTGELSLPVEEHRSLRSLTLQGGGLPAALMRQVLASRYPALEHLELWLGMENYEGDATPADLAPLLSGEVHAGVRSLGLRNAEETDPWVRALAGSPVLERLEVLDLSLGTLTDEGAQILLDVPGFRGLSRLDLHHHFMSEEMGTRVVEAFTAAGVEVDVSERVDARHGHPYPAVGE; encoded by the coding sequence TTGAGTTTCGGCTCCCACCTGACGGAGTACGCGGGACTGCCCGTGTTCGAGTACCGCTCCCAGGAGGCCCTGGCCGCCTGGGGCGCCAGGGCCGGGGACCCGCTCGCGGTGCTAGCGGCCGCACGGACACCGGGCGCGTACGCCTGGCGGCTGGCCGATGCCGGGCGCCTGGAGTCCAAGGAGGGCGAGTACGTGACCCGGTACTACGAGCGGTTCTGCGCCGACGTGGACCCGGCCGCGGTGACGGCCCTGGTCCTCGGCAGTCTCGAGGACACGATGAACGCCGCCGATCCGAAGCCGGTCCGGAACGCCGTGCTGGCCTGCGCGCCGCGCTGGACCGGCCTGCGCTCGCTGTTCTACGGCGACGTCACCGCGGAGGAGTACGAGGTCTCCTGGCTGAACCACGGTGACCTGTCCGGCGTCCTGAACGCCCTCCCGGGCCTGGAGCGCCTGGACGTCCGCGGGACCGGTGAGCTCTCCCTGCCGGTGGAGGAGCACCGCTCCCTGCGCTCGCTGACCCTTCAGGGCGGCGGGCTCCCTGCGGCGCTGATGAGGCAGGTGCTGGCCTCCCGCTACCCGGCCCTGGAACACCTGGAGCTGTGGTTGGGCATGGAGAACTACGAGGGCGACGCCACCCCGGCGGACCTCGCCCCGCTGCTGAGCGGCGAGGTGCACGCCGGCGTGCGGTCCCTGGGCCTGCGCAACGCCGAGGAGACCGACCCCTGGGTTCGGGCGCTCGCCGGCTCCCCGGTCCTGGAGCGCCTGGAGGTCCTGGACCTGTCCCTGGGCACGCTCACCGACGAGGGGGCGCAGATCCTCCTCGACGTCCCCGGATTCCGCGGACTGAGCCGCCTCGACCTGCACCACCACTTCATGAGCGAGGAGATGGGGACCCGCGTCGTCGAGGCCTTCACCGCCGCCGGGGTCGAGGTCGACGTGTCCGAGCGCGTGGACGCCCGCCACGGCCACCCCTACCCGGCCGTCGGCGAATGA
- a CDS encoding STM4015 family protein, with product MFNSYLTEFAGLPVFEYRPQDTAADPLAVLAALRTPGAYAWRLADDDGSETSKDRGGVGAYFERFAAESAAPEVTALVIGNIQDTINVNDSATVRDALVAQAPRLTGLRSLFFADLTYSDSEVSWLNHGDLGPVLDALPGLERFAVRGTGGMALAVDGHPALRSLVLQGGGLPAELTRRVVAGHYPNLEHLELWIGVPDYGGDTTPEDLAPLLNGEVHTGVRSLGLRNAQYTDRWVRALADSAILERLEELDLSKGTLTDAGARVLLDVPGFRELRRLDLHHHYMSEDMERLVLETFTAAGVETDVSEREEPDDDYDEEDEDEEYDPEDDEDEDWTLRYYPAVGE from the coding sequence ATGTTCAACTCCTATCTGACCGAGTTCGCGGGGCTTCCCGTGTTCGAGTACCGCCCGCAGGACACGGCGGCCGACCCGCTGGCGGTGCTCGCCGCCCTGCGCACCCCGGGGGCGTACGCCTGGCGGCTCGCCGACGACGACGGCTCCGAGACGTCGAAGGACCGGGGCGGTGTCGGGGCGTACTTCGAGCGGTTCGCCGCCGAGTCGGCCGCGCCGGAGGTCACGGCCCTGGTCATCGGGAACATCCAGGACACGATCAACGTGAACGACTCCGCGACGGTGCGCGACGCGCTGGTCGCGCAGGCGCCCCGGCTCACCGGGCTGCGCTCGCTGTTCTTCGCCGACCTCACCTACAGCGACAGCGAGGTGTCCTGGCTGAACCACGGCGACCTCGGCCCGGTCCTGGACGCCCTGCCCGGCCTGGAGCGGTTCGCCGTGCGCGGCACCGGCGGGATGGCCCTGGCGGTGGACGGACACCCCGCGCTGCGCTCCCTGGTCCTCCAGGGCGGCGGCCTCCCGGCAGAGCTGACCCGGCGGGTGGTCGCGGGCCACTACCCGAACCTGGAGCACCTGGAGCTGTGGATCGGCGTACCGGACTACGGCGGCGACACCACTCCCGAGGACCTCGCCCCGCTGCTGAACGGCGAGGTCCACACCGGGGTCCGGTCGCTGGGGCTGCGCAACGCCCAGTACACGGACCGGTGGGTCCGCGCGCTCGCCGACTCCGCGATCCTGGAGCGCCTGGAGGAGCTGGACCTGTCCAAGGGCACCCTCACCGACGCGGGCGCGCGGGTCCTGCTCGACGTCCCGGGTTTCCGCGAACTGCGCCGCCTCGACCTGCATCACCACTACATGTCCGAGGACATGGAGCGGCTCGTCCTGGAGACCTTCACCGCCGCCGGCGTCGAGACCGACGTGTCCGAGCGGGAGGAACCCGACGACGACTACGACGAGGAAGACGAAGACGAGGAGTACGACCCCGAGGACGACGAGGACGAGGACTGGACCCTCCGGTACTACCCCGCCGTCGGCGAGTGA
- a CDS encoding STM4015 family protein: MAFNEHVTEYGGLPVFEYRSPEGMAAQRAWTEKYPRGHREMTDPLSMLAALRTPGAYAWRLRDSEGWEPREGEFVTRYYERFCSEVPPEKVSALVVGNYEETMDMDEPELIRDALLACAPRWTGLRSLFYADLTYEEYEASWFTHGDLSVIPAAFPRLERLTIRGTGELSLPVEEHSSLRSLALQGGGLPAALVEQVLASRYPALEHLDLWLGIENYGGDTTPRVLAPLLNGEVHVGVRSLGLRNAEDTDLWVRTMADAPVLERLEALDFSMGTLTDEGAQILLDVPGFRELSRLDLHQHYMSEEMEARVVEAFTAAGVRIDASERFKGSKGDIYPTVTE; encoded by the coding sequence TTGGCCTTCAACGAACACGTGACCGAGTACGGCGGACTGCCGGTGTTCGAGTACCGCTCCCCCGAGGGAATGGCCGCGCAGCGCGCCTGGACCGAGAAGTACCCCCGGGGGCACCGCGAGATGACGGACCCGCTGTCGATGCTCGCCGCCCTGCGCACCCCTGGGGCGTACGCCTGGCGGCTGCGCGACTCCGAGGGCTGGGAGCCCCGGGAGGGCGAGTTCGTGACCCGGTACTACGAGCGCTTCTGTTCCGAGGTCCCCCCGGAGAAGGTGTCGGCCCTGGTGGTCGGCAACTACGAGGAGACCATGGACATGGACGAGCCCGAGCTCATCCGGGACGCCCTGCTGGCGTGCGCGCCCCGCTGGACCGGTCTGCGCTCCCTGTTCTACGCCGACCTCACGTACGAGGAGTACGAGGCCTCCTGGTTCACCCACGGCGACCTGTCCGTCATCCCGGCCGCCTTCCCGCGTCTGGAGCGCCTGACCATCCGCGGAACCGGTGAGCTCTCCCTGCCGGTGGAGGAGCACAGCTCCCTGCGCTCGCTGGCCCTCCAGGGAGGCGGGCTCCCGGCGGCGCTGGTGGAACAGGTGCTGGCCTCCCGCTACCCGGCGCTGGAGCACCTCGACCTGTGGCTGGGGATCGAGAACTACGGCGGCGACACCACTCCCCGGGTGCTCGCCCCGCTGCTGAACGGCGAGGTGCACGTCGGCGTGCGGTCCCTCGGCCTGCGCAACGCCGAGGACACCGACCTCTGGGTCCGGACCATGGCCGACGCCCCGGTCCTGGAGCGGTTGGAGGCCCTGGACTTCTCCATGGGCACGCTCACCGACGAGGGGGCGCAGATCCTCCTCGACGTGCCCGGTTTCCGCGAGCTGAGCCGCCTCGACCTGCACCAGCACTACATGTCCGAGGAGATGGAGGCCCGCGTCGTCGAGGCCTTCACCGCCGCGGGCGTCCGGATCGACGCCTCCGAACGCTTCAAGGGGAGCAAGGGCGACATCTACCCCACGGTCACCGAGTGA
- a CDS encoding STM4015 family protein, with product MPNSHHIEEFAGLPVAEFASWEGIRDDFDTAMRWAHNRGELHEELPPSYEPLFRALADPGSYAWRLRTVSPRYRRPFETLPEYLDRFTSLVPGKKLRALVVGNLVEDEDDMDAERVVGELVRRAGGWPEVRSLFFGEVLQQENEISWIDLCDLAPLVAAFPKLRRLVVRGGSRELGLRLPEHRWLRELTVESGGLRPEVVRDVCASDLPGLRSLELWLGDEDYGGGATPDDLAPLLSGGAFPKLEHLGLLNTRGADSWVAPLAGSEVLARVRSLGLDLGDLTDEGGRAIIEHAGAFAHLERLGLHHHFLSEDVQAGIRAALPGVDVNLSAPQEPEVYDHCDTTELHYYTVVSE from the coding sequence ATGCCCAACAGCCACCACATCGAGGAGTTCGCGGGGCTGCCCGTCGCGGAGTTCGCCTCCTGGGAGGGCATCCGCGACGACTTCGACACCGCCATGCGCTGGGCGCACAACCGGGGGGAGCTCCACGAGGAGCTGCCGCCGTCCTACGAGCCCCTCTTCCGGGCGCTGGCCGACCCCGGCTCGTACGCCTGGCGGCTGCGCACGGTCTCGCCGCGCTACCGCAGGCCCTTCGAGACGCTGCCCGAGTACCTCGACCGCTTCACCTCGCTCGTCCCCGGGAAGAAGCTCCGCGCCCTGGTGGTCGGCAACCTGGTCGAGGACGAGGACGACATGGACGCGGAGCGGGTCGTCGGGGAGCTCGTGCGGCGCGCCGGGGGGTGGCCCGAGGTCCGGTCGCTGTTCTTCGGGGAGGTCCTCCAGCAGGAGAACGAGATCTCCTGGATCGACCTGTGCGACCTCGCGCCGCTGGTCGCCGCCTTCCCCAAGCTGCGCCGCCTGGTGGTGCGCGGGGGCTCCCGGGAGCTGGGCCTGCGCCTGCCCGAGCACCGGTGGCTGCGCGAGCTGACGGTGGAGAGCGGCGGCCTGCGCCCGGAGGTGGTGCGGGACGTGTGCGCCTCGGACCTGCCCGGGCTGCGGAGCCTGGAGCTGTGGCTGGGAGACGAGGACTACGGCGGCGGCGCCACCCCCGACGACCTCGCACCGCTGCTGTCCGGCGGTGCCTTCCCCAAGTTGGAGCACTTGGGCCTGCTCAACACCCGCGGCGCGGACTCCTGGGTCGCGCCGCTGGCGGGCTCGGAGGTCCTGGCCCGGGTGCGCTCGCTCGGCCTGGACCTGGGCGACCTCACCGACGAGGGCGGCCGCGCGATCATCGAGCACGCCGGCGCCTTCGCCCACCTGGAACGCCTGGGCCTGCACCACCACTTCCTCTCCGAGGACGTGCAGGCGGGCATCCGCGCCGCCCTGCCCGGGGTGGACGTGAACCTGTCCGCGCCCCAGGAGCCCGAGGTGTACGACCACTGCGACACGACCGAGCTCCACTACTACACGGTGGTGTCCGAATGA
- a CDS encoding GntR family transcriptional regulator, which translates to MTTLQGQSVELSRIRRAAIIEAQQGGMLQEDIARHLGVSPGRVSQMKKAGADHKAPTGPTEPRPRVLVQRALPTPPSTRGSKSLYLTEAEQQGLTPERKMLFVGQEPANEHVALGLRVEPGDNVIARRKMFWANGVPVRISTSYFRVDVGENTRLDGEGFVLPTLQAAIEDLGHRFDHAVETLTARPATPYEADLLDIPGEWVVQVLRVSHSTDDVPIHALETICAASRHTFPIGQAVGSDQF; encoded by the coding sequence ATGACCACCTTGCAGGGGCAGAGCGTCGAACTGTCCCGTATCCGCAGGGCCGCGATCATCGAGGCTCAGCAGGGCGGCATGCTCCAGGAGGACATCGCCCGACATCTGGGGGTCTCCCCGGGCCGGGTCTCCCAGATGAAGAAGGCCGGAGCCGACCACAAGGCCCCCACCGGCCCCACCGAGCCGAGACCGCGCGTACTCGTCCAGCGGGCGCTGCCGACCCCGCCCAGCACACGGGGTTCCAAGTCGCTCTACCTCACCGAGGCCGAGCAGCAGGGGCTCACCCCCGAGCGAAAGATGCTGTTCGTCGGGCAGGAGCCCGCGAACGAGCACGTCGCGCTGGGTCTCCGGGTCGAGCCCGGGGACAACGTGATCGCCCGCCGCAAGATGTTCTGGGCCAACGGCGTCCCGGTCCGGATCTCGACCTCGTACTTCCGTGTGGACGTCGGTGAGAACACCCGCCTGGACGGTGAGGGCTTCGTGCTGCCCACCCTCCAGGCCGCCATCGAGGACCTGGGGCACCGGTTCGACCACGCCGTCGAGACGCTGACCGCGCGTCCGGCGACCCCTTACGAGGCCGACCTGCTCGACATCCCCGGCGAGTGGGTGGTGCAGGTGCTGCGCGTCAGCCACTCCACTGACGACGTCCCCATCCACGCCCTGGAGACGATCTGCGCCGCCTCCCGGCATACCTTCCCGATCGGTCAGGCCGTCGGCAGCGACCAGTTCTGA
- a CDS encoding STM4015 family protein — MIGDHLSEFGGLPVFEYISPAGMAAEPDRYGRRPAPDALARLAALRTVRDYAWWLGVDSYEPEEEFREYFASFVEEADTALVRAMVIGASGSSESPEPGAPARDALVEHAAAFTGLESLFIGDLTAEEQEISWIHQPDLAPVLAALPWLTEFAVRGTGDPYMHEKSQLGLDIGRHDALRSLTVESGGLPARIARSIDSAELPALENLELWLGVDDYRGDTTPADLARTLSGEAFPQLNHLGLRNAEDTDRWVRALAEAPVVGRVRSLDLSMGTLTDEGAQVLLDTPVFRELGKLDLEHHYMSEEMEARVGAAFAEAGVEINVGDRQEQDGDWRFPAVTE; from the coding sequence ATGATCGGCGATCACCTCAGCGAATTCGGCGGACTGCCGGTGTTCGAGTACATCTCCCCGGCGGGGATGGCCGCGGAGCCGGATCGGTACGGCCGGCGCCCGGCCCCCGACGCCCTGGCGCGGCTCGCCGCACTGCGCACCGTGCGCGACTACGCCTGGTGGCTGGGGGTCGACAGCTACGAGCCGGAGGAGGAGTTCCGTGAATACTTCGCCTCCTTCGTGGAGGAGGCGGACACGGCCCTGGTCCGGGCCATGGTGATCGGCGCCTCGGGCTCCTCCGAATCGCCGGAGCCCGGCGCCCCGGCCCGCGACGCCCTCGTGGAGCACGCCGCGGCGTTCACCGGCCTGGAGTCCCTGTTCATCGGGGACCTCACCGCCGAGGAGCAGGAGATCTCCTGGATCCACCAGCCCGACCTGGCCCCGGTCCTGGCCGCCCTGCCGTGGCTCACCGAGTTCGCGGTGCGCGGCACCGGCGATCCCTACATGCACGAGAAGAGCCAGCTGGGCCTGGACATCGGGCGGCACGACGCGCTGCGCTCCCTCACCGTGGAGAGCGGCGGCCTGCCGGCCAGGATCGCTCGAAGCATCGACTCCGCCGAGCTGCCCGCGCTGGAGAACCTGGAGCTGTGGCTGGGCGTCGACGACTACCGCGGCGACACCACCCCGGCCGACCTGGCCCGCACCCTGTCGGGCGAGGCGTTCCCGCAGCTGAACCACCTGGGGTTGCGCAACGCCGAGGACACCGACCGGTGGGTGCGCGCCCTGGCCGAGGCGCCCGTGGTGGGGCGGGTGCGCTCCCTGGACCTGTCGATGGGCACCCTCACCGACGAGGGCGCGCAGGTGCTGCTGGACACCCCGGTCTTCCGGGAGCTGGGGAAGTTGGACCTGGAGCACCACTACATGTCGGAGGAGATGGAGGCCCGCGTCGGCGCCGCCTTCGCAGAGGCGGGTGTGGAGATCAACGTCGGCGACCGGCAGGAGCAGGACGGGGACTGGCGCTTCCCGGCGGTGACGGAGTGA
- a CDS encoding STM4015 family protein, giving the protein MVDFWDYTPVFAGLPVVAFDELRHRPDEPRFAAALADPASVAWRLGPPHDPGCAEHGPWCRCREEDFDEHLEAFFGRVDPARVRALIAGGFGLEVSESTAGYRDLFVDHADRLTGLRSLFFTEYTTGDSEISWIVQCDMVPLLDAYPGLTDLTVRGGGDELNLGVTEHPSLRSLTLQNGGMPGATARSVMGAGLPALEHLELWPGVEEYGGSVTVDDLAPLLDGRVLGGVRSLGLRNAEQTDEWVLALAGSPVLERLEVLDLSLGTLTDEGARVLMETPGFRGLRRLDLHHNYMTEETAARVREVFAAAGTEVDAEERMGEAPGRLYPAVSE; this is encoded by the coding sequence ATGGTCGACTTCTGGGACTACACCCCCGTGTTCGCCGGGCTGCCCGTGGTGGCGTTCGACGAACTGCGGCACCGTCCCGACGAGCCGCGCTTCGCCGCGGCCCTCGCCGACCCCGCGTCGGTCGCCTGGCGGCTGGGCCCGCCGCACGACCCCGGCTGTGCCGAGCACGGGCCCTGGTGCCGGTGCCGGGAGGAGGACTTCGATGAACACCTGGAGGCGTTCTTCGGCCGGGTGGACCCCGCGCGGGTGCGGGCGCTCATCGCGGGCGGGTTCGGGCTGGAGGTGTCCGAGAGCACCGCGGGGTACCGGGACCTGTTCGTCGACCACGCCGACCGGCTCACCGGGCTGCGGTCGCTGTTCTTCACGGAGTACACCACCGGGGACAGCGAGATCTCGTGGATCGTCCAGTGCGACATGGTGCCGCTGCTGGACGCCTACCCGGGGCTGACCGACCTGACGGTGCGCGGCGGCGGGGACGAACTGAACCTGGGCGTGACCGAGCACCCTTCACTGCGGTCGCTGACGCTCCAGAACGGCGGCATGCCCGGCGCCACGGCCCGCAGCGTGATGGGGGCGGGCCTGCCCGCCCTGGAGCACCTGGAGCTGTGGCCGGGCGTGGAGGAGTACGGCGGGTCCGTCACGGTCGACGACCTCGCCCCGCTGCTCGACGGGCGGGTCCTCGGCGGAGTCCGGTCCCTGGGCCTGCGCAACGCCGAGCAGACGGACGAGTGGGTGCTGGCGCTCGCGGGCTCCCCGGTCCTGGAGCGTCTGGAGGTGCTGGACCTGTCCCTGGGGACCCTCACCGACGAGGGCGCGCGGGTGCTCATGGAGACCCCGGGATTCCGGGGGCTGCGCCGCCTCGACCTGCACCACAACTACATGACGGAGGAGACGGCGGCCCGGGTCCGCGAGGTCTTCGCCGCCGCGGGGACGGAGGTCGACGCGGAGGAGCGTATGGGGGAGGCGCCGGGGCGGCTCTACCCGGCGGTCTCCGAGTAG
- a CDS encoding STM4015 family protein has protein sequence MPIHHHITEFGGLPVVDFPSWEVLRGSEYPVRDDWAPPSPAPALPAAGSVAWRLRTASSPQVWRGDEAGRVRLPHLETVAGYLDRFFAEVAVEEVTALILADLPGHDYDTRMDETVDVLLERTGRLAGLRSLFVGEILPAERSVSWIRKYDIAELVAALPRLRHLTVRGGADGFGIGFGRHEHLEELVVQSGGLDPDLLRRIVGLDLPGLRNLELWLGDEDYGGGATPDDLAPLLSGKAFPRLERLGVRNVRGLDDWVHALADAPVLSGVRELDLSLGTLTDDGAQGIVDRAAAFAHLERLDLHHHFLSEEMCALVADALPGVDVDLSDPREPEDEDEDELFYYCAVSE, from the coding sequence ATGCCCATCCATCACCACATCACCGAGTTCGGCGGGCTTCCCGTCGTCGACTTCCCCTCCTGGGAAGTTCTGCGCGGGTCCGAGTACCCGGTCCGGGACGACTGGGCTCCCCCCTCCCCCGCGCCCGCTCTGCCCGCCGCCGGGTCGGTCGCGTGGCGGCTGCGTACCGCCTCCTCCCCCCAGGTGTGGCGCGGCGACGAGGCCGGCCGGGTGCGCCTGCCGCACCTGGAGACCGTCGCCGGCTACCTGGACCGGTTCTTCGCGGAGGTCGCCGTCGAGGAGGTGACCGCCCTCATCCTGGCCGACCTGCCCGGCCACGACTACGACACCCGCATGGACGAGACCGTCGACGTCCTCCTGGAGCGCACCGGCCGGCTGGCCGGGCTGCGCTCGCTGTTCGTCGGCGAGATCCTCCCCGCGGAGCGGTCGGTCTCCTGGATCAGGAAGTACGACATCGCGGAGCTGGTCGCCGCGCTGCCCCGGCTGCGGCACCTGACGGTGCGCGGCGGCGCCGACGGCTTCGGCATCGGGTTCGGGCGGCACGAGCACCTGGAGGAGCTGGTCGTGCAGAGCGGGGGCCTGGACCCGGACCTCCTGCGGCGGATCGTCGGCCTGGACCTGCCCGGGCTGCGGAACCTGGAGCTGTGGCTGGGCGACGAGGACTACGGCGGCGGCGCGACCCCCGACGACCTCGCGCCCCTGCTGTCCGGGAAGGCCTTCCCCCGCCTGGAGCGCCTGGGCGTGCGCAACGTCCGGGGCCTGGACGACTGGGTCCACGCGCTGGCCGACGCCCCCGTGCTCTCCGGCGTCCGCGAACTCGACCTCTCCCTGGGCACCCTCACCGACGACGGGGCGCAGGGGATCGTCGACCGGGCCGCCGCCTTCGCCCACCTGGAGCGCCTGGACCTGCACCACCACTTCCTCTCCGAGGAGATGTGCGCCTTGGTCGCCGACGCCCTGCCCGGGGTGGACGTCGACCTGTCCGATCCCAGGGAGCCCGAGGACGAGGACGAGGACGAACTCTTCTACTACTGCGCCGTCTCGGAGTGA